Proteins from a genomic interval of Rosa chinensis cultivar Old Blush chromosome 2, RchiOBHm-V2, whole genome shotgun sequence:
- the LOC112189733 gene encoding xaa-Pro dipeptidase isoform X2 → MATSSSLTPPPVPIELHLRNREKLLNSIRHHLSQSSRPLHGFVLLQGGEEQNRYDTDHVDVFRQESYFAYLFGVREPGFYGAIDIATGKSILFSPRLPAEYAVWLGEIKPLSYFKERYMVSVAYYTDEITKVLQDEWQASGKPLLFLLHGLNTDSDKFSKPAEFQEIDNFDTDLTTLHPILTECRVTKSDLEIAVIQFANDISSEAHVEVMRKVRAGMYEYQLESIFVHHTYMYGGCRHCSYTCICATGGNSAVLHYGHAAAPNDRTLEDGDLALLDMGAEYNFYGSDITCSYPVNGKFTSDQSLIYNAVLDAHNAVISALKPGVSWVDMHKLAEKVILDSLKREGVLDGNVDNMMVERLGAVFMPHGLGHLLGIDTHDPGGYLKGPERIKEPGLKSLRTTRQVQEGMVITVEPGCYFIDALLVPAMGSPNTTKFFNHEAVGRFRGFGGVRIESDVLITANSCKNMTKVPREIGEIEAVMAGAPWPLDKAS, encoded by the exons ATGGCTACGTCATCGTCGCTGACTCCTCCTCCGGTCCCGATCGAACTCCACCTCCGCAACCGCGAAAAGCTCCTCAACTCTATTCGCCACCATCTCTCTCAGTCCTCTCGGCCCCTCCATGGCTTCGTCTTGCTCCAA GGAGGCGAGGAACAAAATCGCTACGATACTGATCACGTCGATGTCTTTAG GCAGGAGAGTTACTTTGCTTACTTGTTTGGAGTAAGAGAGCCTGGTTTCTATGGTGCTATA GACATTGCGACTGGGAAATCTATTCTGTTTTCTCCTAGATTACCTGCCGAGTATGCTGTTTGGTTGGGGGAGATAAAGCCGTTATCCTACTTTAAG GAGAGATATATGGTTAGTGTGGCATACTATACCGATGAGATTACAAAAGTTTTACAAGATGAATGGCAGGCATCTGGTAAACCTTTATTGTTTCTCTTGCATGGGCTCAACACTGACAGTGATAAATTCTCGAAACCAGCAGAGTTTCAG GAGATTGATAACTTTGACACGGACTTGACTACCTTGCATCCGATTTTGACTGAATGCCGTGTTACAAAATCAGATCTGGAGATCGCCGTTATCCAGTTTGCCAATGATATAAGCTCTGAAGCTCATGTCGAG GTCATGAGAAAAGTTAGGGCAGGCATGTATGAGTATCAGCTGGAAAGCATATTTGTTCACCACACCTACATGTATGGTGGCTGTAGACACTGCTCTTATACTTGTATTTGTGCTACTGGCGGAAATAG TGCTGTTCTCCATTATGGGCATGCAGCAGCTCCAAATGACAGG ACCCTGGAAGATGGAGATTTGGCATTGCTTGATATGGGAGCTGAATATAATTTTTATGGGTCTGACATAACTTGTTCCTACCCT GTGAATGGAAAGTTTACCTCTGACCAATCCCTTATATACAAC GCTGTTCTTGATGCTCACAATGCTGTCATATCGGCACTGAAACCTGGAGTAAGCTGGGTCGATATGCATAA ACTAGCAGAAAAGGTTATTCTTGACTCATTAAAGAGAGAGGGCGTTCTAGATGG TAACGTAGACAATATGATGGTTGAACGACTGGGTGCTGTTTTCATGCCTCACGGGCTCGGACATTTGCTTGGTATTGACACTCATGATCCTGGTGGCTACTTGAAG GGACCGGAGAGGATAAAAGAACCTGGACTGAAGTCTTTGCGTACAACAAGACAAGTGCAAGAAGGGATG GTGATAACAGTGGAGCCTGGTTGCTACTTCATAGATGCTTTGTTGGTTCCAGCCATGGGAAGTCCAAATACTACAAAGTTTTTCAATCATGAAGCAGTTGGTAGATTTAGAGGTTTTGGTGGAGTTCGAATTGAAAGCGACGTG CTTATCACAGCCAATAGTTGTAAGAACATGACAAAGGTTCCTCGGGAAATAGGCGAGATTGAAGCAGTCATGGCAGGAGCACCATGGCCTCTTGACAAAGCCTCCTAA
- the LOC112189735 gene encoding uncharacterized protein LOC112189735: MSTVLGSSSDLSQEGVVDLEDKKNDDHSTRKRPYNTESKPVGDLCGNKGDSPRKGPLVMSDSESAELACEFANNSTSGQKGNPIVRALPQNTPLSDFLKAEAEAEAEAEAGVVDLEDKKNDDLSTRKRPYNTESKPVGDLCGNKGDSPRKRPLVMSDSESAELVCRAGPENSETQCENLTEVLCSLHNDSFFFFEEHCIMT, encoded by the exons ATGAGTACGGTACTAGGATCATCGTCAGATCTCTCGCAGGAAG GTGTTGTTGATTTAGAAGACAAGAAGAACGATGACCACAGCACCAGAAAGCGCCCTTACAACACTGAATCTAAACCAGTGGGTGATCTTTGTGGCAATAAGGGTGATAGCCCTAGAAAGGGCCCTCTCGTCATGTCTGACTCTGAATCTGCTGAACTAGCGTGTGAGTTTGCAAATAATAGCACCTCTGGTCAGAAGGGTAACCCCATTGTGAGAGCACTCCCTCAGAACACGCCTCTCTCTGATTTTCTTAAAGCTGAAGCGGAAGCGGAAGCGGAAGCGGAAGCAG GTGTTGTTGATTTAGAAGACAAGAAGAACGATGATCTCAGCACCAGAAAGCGCCCTTACAACACTGAATCTAAACCAGTGGGTGATCTTTGTGGCAATAAGGGTGATAGCCCTAGAAAGCGCCCTCTCGTCATGTCTGACTCTGAATCTGCTGAACTAGTgtgcagggccggtcctgagaatTCAGAGACCCAGTGCGAAAATTTAACCGAGGTCTTGTGTTCATTGCATaatgactctttttttttttttgaagaacatTGCATAATgacttaa
- the LOC112189733 gene encoding xaa-Pro dipeptidase isoform X1: MATSSSLTPPPVPIELHLRNREKLLNSIRHHLSQSSRPLHGFVLLQGGEEQNRYDTDHVDVFRQESYFAYLFGVREPGFYGAIDIATGKSILFSPRLPAEYAVWLGEIKPLSYFKERYMVSVAYYTDEITKVLQDEWQASGKPLLFLLHGLNTDSDKFSKPAEFQEIDNFDTDLTTLHPILTECRVTKSDLEIAVIQFANDISSEAHVEVMRKVRAGMYEYQLESIFVHHTYMYGGCRHCSYTCICATGGNSAVLHYGHAAAPNDRTLEDGDLALLDMGAEYNFYGSDITCSYPVNGKFTSDQSLIYNAVLDAHNAVISALKPGVSWVDMHKLAEKVILDSLKREGVLDGNVGDMMVEQLGAVFMPHGLGHLLGIDTHDPGGYLKGPERIKEPGLKSLRTTRQVQEGMVITVEPGCYFIDALLVPAMGSPNTTKFFNHEAVGRFKGFGGVRIESDVLITANSCKNMTKVPREIGEIEAVMAGAPWPLDKAS, translated from the exons ATGGCTACGTCATCGTCGCTGACTCCTCCTCCGGTCCCGATCGAACTCCACCTCCGCAACCGCGAAAAGCTCCTCAACTCTATTCGCCACCATCTCTCTCAGTCCTCTCGGCCCCTCCATGGCTTCGTCTTGCTCCAA GGAGGCGAGGAACAAAATCGCTACGATACTGATCACGTCGATGTCTTTAG GCAGGAGAGTTACTTTGCTTACTTGTTTGGAGTAAGAGAGCCTGGTTTCTATGGTGCTATA GACATTGCGACTGGGAAATCTATTCTGTTTTCTCCTAGATTACCTGCCGAGTATGCTGTTTGGTTGGGGGAGATAAAGCCGTTATCCTACTTTAAG GAGAGATATATGGTTAGTGTGGCATACTATACCGATGAGATTACAAAAGTTTTACAAGATGAATGGCAGGCATCTGGTAAACCTTTATTGTTTCTCTTGCATGGGCTCAACACTGACAGTGATAAATTCTCGAAACCAGCAGAGTTTCAG GAGATTGATAACTTTGACACGGACTTGACTACCTTGCATCCGATTTTGACTGAATGCCGTGTTACAAAATCAGATCTGGAGATCGCCGTTATCCAGTTTGCCAATGATATAAGCTCTGAAGCTCATGTCGAG GTCATGAGAAAAGTTAGGGCAGGCATGTATGAGTATCAGCTGGAAAGCATATTTGTTCACCACACCTACATGTATGGTGGCTGTAGACACTGCTCTTATACTTGTATTTGTGCTACTGGCGGAAATAG TGCTGTTCTCCATTATGGGCATGCAGCAGCTCCAAATGACAGG ACCCTGGAAGATGGAGATTTGGCATTGCTTGATATGGGAGCTGAATATAATTTTTATGGGTCTGACATAACTTGTTCCTACCCT GTGAATGGAAAGTTTACCTCTGACCAATCCCTTATATACAAC GCTGTTCTTGATGCTCACAATGCTGTCATATCGGCACTGAAACCTGGAGTAAGCTGGGTCGATATGCATAA ACTAGCAGAAAAGGTTATTCTTGACTCATTAAAGAGAGAGGGCGTTCTAGATGG TAACGTAGGCGATATGATGGTTGAACAACTGGGTGCTGTTTTCATGCCTCACGGGCTCGGACATTTGCTTGGTATTGACACTCATGATCCTGGTGGCTACTTGAAG GGACCGGAGAGGATAAAAGAACCTGGACTGAAGTCTTTGCGTACAACAAGACAAGTGCAAGAAGGGATG GTGATAACAGTGGAGCCTGGTTGCTACTTCATAGATGCTTTGTTGGTTCCAGCCATGGGAAGTCCAAATACTACAAAGTTTTTCAATCATGAAGCAGTTGGTAGATTTAAAGGTTTTGGTGGAGTTCGAATTGAAAGCGACGTG CTTATCACAGCCAATAGTTGTAAGAACATGACAAAGGTTCCTCGGGAAATAGGCGAGATTGAAGCAGTCATGGCAGGAGCACCATGGCCTCTTGACAAAGCATCCTAA